A segment of the Candidatus Izimaplasma bacterium HR1 genome:
ATTATGGAGACGAAGAGTTAATCTTCATACCTGATGTTGGTATTAGATCAAAAGGTAATAACTATTCAAGACGACTCCCAGAAAACTCTGAAGGAGTTGTTGTTCCAATTCATTATGTAATGAAGTTTAATGAAACATTTGATACAACATTTGGAACAACTGAATATGATTGGCTTAAAACAAGAGAAGTCTTTGATTTAGAGAAACTAGCCTTTAAATGGAATAGAAACAATGATCAAACATATATTAATGAACTATATAGCCATCGATTATTCCAAGAAGCTGGTGTAGCGATGCCTAATATTACTCTTACTAAACTGATTATTAGGATAAATGGAGAAGTTGAAATGACTGAACTCTACACTGCTCAAGAAGTAATTGATGAAGAATTCATAAGGAAACACCTACAAGATACCCCTACTAAAGAGGTTGGAGACTTATACAAAGTAATATGGCCAGGTACTTTACAGCCTATAACTAACTTATATAGTGTAGGAATAAGAGATTGGAAAAGTAATTATCGCCCTACATATGGTAAAGAGACCAATCAAGACAGTAGTGATTATTCCTCGCTTATTAACTTCACTCGGAATCTCGATAACTATTCAGGTCTTACTTTGAAAAACTACTTAGAAGACAATTTTGACGTAGATATGTTTATTAGATCCCTTGCGGTGAACGTTCTACTAGGTAATCCTGATGATTACCGTGGTAACGCTAATAACTATTACTTATATTTTGATGAAAGCGACTATTTAACATTTATCCCATTTGATTATGATCATTCTATGGGTGTAGGTTGGAGTGGTTCCCCTGTCTTTATAGATTACACACTAGGTAATGATATATATGAATGGGAAGGTAGTGGATTCTCTTCATATTCAGATTACACACCTCTAGTTGACAAGATATTGGAGTTTGAAGAGTATCAAATCCTGTATGAGGACTATCTGGAGCAGTTTATCAATGATGGATATTTTAGTTTTAACTATTATAGTGACCTTTTTAATACCCTCGAGAGCGCATATGGTAACGAGTTTGATATGTCTAACGACAAGTTTTACTATATAAACGCAAAGACAAATGCGGTGTTAGAAGACATTATATATTATAGAAATCAAAGAGATTAGCAAAAGAAGACTATACCAATAGTCTTCTTTTTTTATGACATAATAAATTAAATTATCACTTTAATAGCACAACATATATGATAAAATTAGATTATACACTTTTAAAGGAGAGCAATTATGGAGATAGCCATTCAAAATGCACTAACAGAGGGCATTATAAGAGAATCAGCAAGATTATACGATACACCTTTTGACACCATTAAGAAGATAGGTGGCTTTGAAAATTTCGTATATGAGTATGAGAAAAAAGGTGAAAACTACATTCTTAGGTTTGTTCATAGTTCTCATCGCTCAAAAGAACAAGTATTTGCGGAATTAGAGTTTATTGATTTCTTAGATAAAAACAATGCACGTGTTTCCACTGTTATCCATTCAGAAAATGATAACTTGCTAGAAGTAATTAAAATCAATCAAGACGATTATTTCATAATCTCTGTATTTGTCAAAGCTCCAGGAGAAAAAATAAAGTTAATAGACCTGACAAATGAGTTTTATGAAATGTTTGGAGAAGAAGTAGGAAAATTACATAAATTGACAAAAAAGTATAAACCAATCCATAAAAGAATAGATTGGGATGAAGAATTACTACTTGAAAAATCAAGAAAATTATTAGGTAAAAATGATCGAATATTGGTCGAAAAATACGAGAAATTAGTTAAAAAAGTTCAGAAGTTACCTAAAAATATCGATAATTTTGGCCTAATTCACACGGATCTTCATTTTGGGAATATGCACTTATATGGCGGAGAACTAATGTTTTTTGATTGGGATGATGCGGCATATAAGCATTTCATAAGCGATATAGCTATAGTGATATTCTATCGTTTTATGAATTCAAAGCTATCAGGTGATGCACTAGATAAAGAAATAGCGCTAATGTTAGCCCCTTTCTTTAAAGGATACCTTAAGCAAAATTCAATAGATATTTCGTTTTTATCAAATTTGAACGATTTCCTAATGCTACGTACAATCGTATTGTATGTTGTAATTCATATGGCAGGAGAGGAATTAGTAGATTCACCTTGGGGGAAACAATATATTGAGAAATACAGAGAAAGAATCATAAATGAAACACCGTATTTAACTCTAGAAAAAGTGACTGAATTTCTATAAATGGAATATATTAGAGCGAAGAAAATTGTTCATTCTGTAAATAGTGGTCAATCTTGGTTTGGTGTAACTCATAACTTGAATATTTATCGTGGATGTGACCAAGGATGCATATATTGTGACTCGAGAAGTAGTTGTTATAAGATAAAAAATTTTGACACCATTAGGACGAAGCAGGAAGCTGACTTGATGGTTGACCTGGAACTTTCTACAAAACGCAAAAAAGGAGTAATTTCCATGGGAGGGATGAATGACCCATATAATCGCTATGAGAAGACCCTAAACTACACTAGAAACTCATTGAAATCGATGGACAAATATCACTTCGGAGTTAATATAATTACTAAAAGTAAACTGATTTTACGAGATATTGATGTCTTGCAAAACATAAATGTTCATTCACCTGTTTGTATCTGTATTACGATAACTACTGCAGATGATAGACTACAAGCTAGAATCGAGCGAAATGTACCATCAAGCACAGAACGATTTGAAGTGGTAAAAGACCTTGTTAATAGTGGAATCTATACAGGAATCACATTAATGCCTATTCTACCCTTTATTAATGATACATTAGCGAACATTGAGCAAATAGTTACCAAAGCACATGAAGTTGGAGCAAAGTTTATCTTTGCCTCGTGGGCTGTAACTTTAAGAGATAACCAAAGACAGTACTTCTTTAATAAAATCGGTCCTGAGTTAACTGATAGGTATGTAAAAACATATGGAGATTCATATGTTTGTGCGTCTTTAAATCACAAATTGCTACAAAATAAGTTTGAGACATTATGTAAGAAATATGGTATAGTATATAAGATGAAAGACATTATAGAAGGTATGTCTGAAAGCGTTAAGAGTGAACAAGTTTCACTATTCTAGGAGGTATTAATATGAAAGTATTTGCTGAACACGAAAAGATTCAAGAATTCCTAAAGCAAAACCCTATCGATAGTATTGATATCGTCGAAGATATAAAGAAAGCTAATTACATAATAACTGGGAAATACAACAACACTAAGTTTAATCCCAATCTTAAAGGGATTGTTATTCCTTATACAGGACATAATGGAATTGATTTAGAGGCCTTAAGAGATAAAGAATTAATGCTATTTATTACTTCTACAAGATCAAAGTATGTAGCTGAAAAGGCTTTAACACTTGCATTATCACTTCTAGGTAACACAGTTACTTATCATAACTTACTAAAAGAAGGAAATTGGGGTTCTCGTAATACAGATGAACGATTACCATGGGTAAGTATTCAAAATTTAAGTGTTGGATTATTTGGATATGGTAGAATAGGTAAAATTTCGCATCAGCTAATGAAGAGTCTTGGTTGTGACTTCTATACTATAGATCGACACAAAGACTATCCGAGTGATATAAACCTGGTTAAAAATCTAACAAACCTCATTCAAGTATCTGATATTGTAATTATATCAGTACCACTTAACTCAACCACTGAGGAAGTCTTCGATAAAGAAAAATTTTCAAGAATGAAACATAAGTTTCTTGTAAATGTTGGTAGAGGTAAGATATGTAATGAGAAAGACCTTTATGAAGCATTGTTAAATGGAAACTTAAAAGGCTATGCATCAGATGTTTGGTTTAACTATCCAAAAGGTAAAGAAACACAATTGCCTTCAGAGTATCCAATTCATGAATTGGATAACGTAGTTTTATCAAATCATTCTGGAGGATTTACTGAAAATACAAACTACGAAGTAAACAAAGATCTACTAAAAATACTAAGAAAAATACGTGATGAAAACTTTGAAGACAAGCTAAATCTTAAGAATGTAATTTAATGATTTTTACTGTTTAGAGCTATCTAAAACACAAATATATACCATTTAGACCCCTCAAAAGCATAAAAATGTAAAAAGAGTATTGACAGAATATCGATTATAAAATACAATTAAATAAATCATTGAATAGAAGTAGTAGGTTATTATTTTATTTATAGAGAACTAGTGTTTGGTGGAAACTAGTAATAATTAAATAACTGAATGGATCTATGAGAGGATACCTGAATTATAGTAGGGTGTCACGGGAGCTCCCGTTATAGAGCTAGAGTATGATAGTACTTAAATAAGGGTTCTTTATAGAACTAAATATGAGGTGGCACCACGTTTATAACGTCCTCTACACAATATTTTGTGTAGAGGACTTTTTTTATACAATAAAAAGGAGGATTATTATGGGACCTTGAAGAGGTGATTATACAAGTACATAACATAAAACTAAAAAACTAAAGGAGAGATTATTATGAATTATGAATTTGGAAAATTTGGTGGACAATTTGTACCTCCACCAGTTATAGAAGCGTTAAACGAGGTAGAAAGAGCTTTTAATGAAGCCATTGAAGACCCAATATTTGACGTCGAATATAGATATTATTTAAAGAACTTCGTTGGAAGACCAAGTCCGATTTATTATTGTGAAAACTTAACAAAGAAATACGGTGGTGCTAAGATTTACTTAAAAAGAGAAGACTTAAATCATACAGGAGCACACAAAATCAATAACACAATAGGACAAATTCTATTAGCAAAGAGAATGGGTAAGACTAAAGTAATTGCAGAAACTGGTGCAGGACAACATGGTGTAGCTACAGCTACAGCTGCAGCTATGTTTGGTATGGAGTGTGAAATCTTCCAAGGTGCAATTGATATGGAGAGACAAAAACTAAATGTATTTAGAATGGAAATGCTAGGTGCTAAAGTAACAGGAGTAGAACAAGGTACTAAGACATTAGCTGATGCTGTTGATTATGCAATTGGTAAATGGGTTGAAAGAATCGAAGATACTTTTTACCTATTAGGTAGTGCAGTAGGGCCACACCCATACCCAACTATGGTGAAATACTTTCAAAAAGTTATTGGTGAAGAAGCAAGAGAACAAATACTTAAAGAAGAAGGAATTCTACCAGATACAATCATTGCCTGTGTTGGTGGGGGAAGTAATGCAATTGGTTTATTTACTGAGTTTATTAACGATAAAGGTGTTAAAATCGTTGGTGTAGAGGCTGCGGGGAAAGGTTTGGATACAAAAGAACACGCTGCTACCATGACTCTCGGTAAAGAAGGAGTTATTCATGGAATGAATACAAAAGTAGTTCTTGATGATGATGGAAACATTAGTCCAGTATATTCAATATCTGCAGGGTTAGACTATCCAGGAGTAGGACCGGAACACGCTTTCCTGGAATCAATAGATCGAGTACAGTATACGAGTGCTACAGATAAAGAGGCAGTAGCAGCATTTTTAGAACTATCTAGAGAAGAAGGAATCATTCCAGCAATAGAATCAAGTCATGCATTAGCATATGCTGTTAAACTTGCGCCTACATTAGCAAAAAATAAGATTATCTTAGTAAACCTTTCAGGTCGAGGAGATAAAGATGTCGAAGCAATTGAAGAATACTTAGATATGTAATAAATAAGAGAATTAAATGCTAATTTAATTCTCTTATTTTTATGTTATAATTAAATGGGTGATTTTTATGAAGAAATATGACGAAAGAGAAGTTCTATTCGCTAGAGTAGGATTAAAAAAAGGCTCTAAAGAGTATAAGGATTTTTATAATAAAAATAGAGCTGCAAAAAAAGACGATGATAGGCAAAGAGGTATTTCGTTTAGAAATAATGTTCGTAAAAGCGATCGCTTTAAAGAACTCTTTTTCCCATTGACAAAAGACAATAAATATTTCATAAAATCTATCTTTGATATGGCTGAGAGCAAACCTGTAAATCCAAATAGGGTTGATATTAATCTTGAGTTCTCGTCTAATTTAAAGGAAATAGCTAAATATTATGGAGCTACATCTGC
Coding sequences within it:
- a CDS encoding CotH protein; the encoded protein is MINLVLRRVLIIATLVTVLFGLDSLSDESLLLNLPSELEIIDVLAQQRAQKEEILKAQVDYIAAQEKMVEYYQEQIIKQEEFILIENARQEEDRIKAIEEAMENNYTLGDRDKPLDYQNLFDDSIKHTFVLDFDRSEWQHLLDSMNEYHDMFGNYKSNEYVKADVSYYGDEELIFIPDVGIRSKGNNYSRRLPENSEGVVVPIHYVMKFNETFDTTFGTTEYDWLKTREVFDLEKLAFKWNRNNDQTYINELYSHRLFQEAGVAMPNITLTKLIIRINGEVEMTELYTAQEVIDEEFIRKHLQDTPTKEVGDLYKVIWPGTLQPITNLYSVGIRDWKSNYRPTYGKETNQDSSDYSSLINFTRNLDNYSGLTLKNYLEDNFDVDMFIRSLAVNVLLGNPDDYRGNANNYYLYFDESDYLTFIPFDYDHSMGVGWSGSPVFIDYTLGNDIYEWEGSGFSSYSDYTPLVDKILEFEEYQILYEDYLEQFINDGYFSFNYYSDLFNTLESAYGNEFDMSNDKFYYINAKTNAVLEDIIYYRNQRD
- a CDS encoding serine/threonine protein kinase, whose product is MEIAIQNALTEGIIRESARLYDTPFDTIKKIGGFENFVYEYEKKGENYILRFVHSSHRSKEQVFAELEFIDFLDKNNARVSTVIHSENDNLLEVIKINQDDYFIISVFVKAPGEKIKLIDLTNEFYEMFGEEVGKLHKLTKKYKPIHKRIDWDEELLLEKSRKLLGKNDRILVEKYEKLVKKVQKLPKNIDNFGLIHTDLHFGNMHLYGGELMFFDWDDAAYKHFISDIAIVIFYRFMNSKLSGDALDKEIALMLAPFFKGYLKQNSIDISFLSNLNDFLMLRTIVLYVVIHMAGEELVDSPWGKQYIEKYRERIINETPYLTLEKVTEFL
- a CDS encoding Formate dehydrogenase, producing MKVFAEHEKIQEFLKQNPIDSIDIVEDIKKANYIITGKYNNTKFNPNLKGIVIPYTGHNGIDLEALRDKELMLFITSTRSKYVAEKALTLALSLLGNTVTYHNLLKEGNWGSRNTDERLPWVSIQNLSVGLFGYGRIGKISHQLMKSLGCDFYTIDRHKDYPSDINLVKNLTNLIQVSDIVIISVPLNSTTEEVFDKEKFSRMKHKFLVNVGRGKICNEKDLYEALLNGNLKGYASDVWFNYPKGKETQLPSEYPIHELDNVVLSNHSGGFTENTNYEVNKDLLKILRKIRDENFEDKLNLKNVI
- the trpB_2 gene encoding Tryptophan synthase beta chain translates to MNYEFGKFGGQFVPPPVIEALNEVERAFNEAIEDPIFDVEYRYYLKNFVGRPSPIYYCENLTKKYGGAKIYLKREDLNHTGAHKINNTIGQILLAKRMGKTKVIAETGAGQHGVATATAAAMFGMECEIFQGAIDMERQKLNVFRMEMLGAKVTGVEQGTKTLADAVDYAIGKWVERIEDTFYLLGSAVGPHPYPTMVKYFQKVIGEEAREQILKEEGILPDTIIACVGGGSNAIGLFTEFINDKGVKIVGVEAAGKGLDTKEHAATMTLGKEGVIHGMNTKVVLDDDGNISPVYSISAGLDYPGVGPEHAFLESIDRVQYTSATDKEAVAAFLELSREEGIIPAIESSHALAYAVKLAPTLAKNKIILVNLSGRGDKDVEAIEEYLDM